From the genome of Bacteroidota bacterium, one region includes:
- a CDS encoding purine-nucleoside phosphorylase translates to MTKAPVEQSVAYIREHIALAPVIGIILGSGLGDFADALPERTVISTSAIPHYPISTIEGHKGRLVFAALNKKPILAFQGRTHFYESRSLETVLYPIRVAHALGIRTLIVTNAAGGINRTYNAGDLMILTDQINLTLKPWSPPHSASYKGVGGSVYSSNLIRKAEEAASANGISVRKGVYAGLKGPTYETAAEVEMLSRIGADAVGMSTVFEASLASSMGMEVLGISCITNLATGIGTSKLSHAEVTEVGNRVKKVFSTLVAATIDRI, encoded by the coding sequence ATGACGAAAGCTCCGGTTGAACAGTCGGTTGCCTACATCCGGGAGCACATCGCTCTTGCTCCCGTAATCGGGATAATTCTTGGTTCCGGCTTGGGCGATTTTGCCGACGCACTCCCTGAACGCACGGTGATTTCCACATCTGCAATTCCCCATTATCCGATCTCAACAATTGAAGGACACAAGGGGAGACTCGTTTTTGCCGCCCTGAACAAGAAGCCGATTCTCGCATTTCAGGGAAGAACCCATTTCTACGAATCGCGAAGCCTCGAAACCGTCCTCTACCCTATCCGAGTAGCACATGCCTTGGGGATCAGAACATTGATTGTCACTAACGCCGCCGGCGGAATCAACAGGACGTACAATGCAGGCGATTTGATGATTCTGACCGATCAGATCAATCTGACATTAAAGCCATGGAGCCCGCCGCATTCTGCTTCGTACAAAGGCGTGGGCGGCTCTGTCTATTCCTCGAATCTCATTCGCAAGGCGGAAGAGGCGGCATCTGCAAACGGAATTTCTGTCCGGAAAGGAGTGTACGCCGGTCTGAAAGGACCAACGTATGAAACGGCCGCCGAAGTCGAGATGCTTTCCCGAATCGGCGCCGACGCTGTGGGGATGTCAACGGTGTTTGAAGCTTCCTTGGCTTCTTCGATGGGGATGGAGGTTCTCGGCATCTCGTGCATCACGAATCTTGCAACGGGCATAGGCACGTCGAAACTTTCGCACGCCGAAGTGACGGAAGTGGGGAATCGTGTGAAGAAGGTGTTCTCGACGCTTGTTGCAGCAACTATCGATCGTATCTGA
- a CDS encoding NupC/NupG family nucleoside CNT transporter: protein MTIMSFLNGVFGLLVLVGIAFLVSNNKRRINWRLVLSGFVLQILFAVLMLKGTELSVYFSPLGWPRLFFEWLSVGFVTILGFTTDGAKFVFGNLASSPGAQDSLGFFFAFQVLPTIIFFASLMSLLYYLGIMQRIVQAMAWVMARVMGTSGAESLSGTANIFVGQTEAPLMIRPFLKGMTKSELLTIMVGGMCTIAGGVLAAYVQMLGYSYAQAHGLEVAEGQAKFAAQLLAASIMAAPAGLAISKILFPETSDPETKGTVRVKIEKNASNMVEAAAAGASDGLKLALNVGAMLLAFIALIALINYLLMGIGDMTGLNQTLQEHYGQPLSLQLLFGLILRFLAVAIGVPWQDALQVGSLIGTKVVLNEFVGYLDLSSMIAAGKIYSDKAIMMATFALCGFANFSSIAIQIGGISPLAPERRKDLASLGFRAVLGGTLANLMTATIAGMFFAS, encoded by the coding sequence ATGACTATCATGTCATTCCTTAACGGGGTATTTGGCCTTCTTGTTCTGGTTGGCATTGCCTTTCTCGTTTCAAATAACAAACGCCGGATCAATTGGCGGCTGGTTCTTTCGGGGTTCGTGCTCCAGATACTCTTTGCTGTGCTGATGCTGAAGGGCACGGAGCTTTCCGTCTATTTCTCTCCCCTCGGCTGGCCAAGACTCTTCTTTGAGTGGCTCAGCGTCGGTTTCGTGACGATCTTGGGCTTCACAACGGACGGGGCTAAGTTCGTTTTCGGCAACCTTGCCAGCAGTCCGGGTGCCCAGGACTCCCTCGGCTTCTTCTTCGCATTCCAAGTTCTCCCGACAATAATCTTCTTTGCCTCATTGATGTCACTCCTTTATTATTTAGGGATTATGCAGCGTATCGTTCAAGCGATGGCTTGGGTAATGGCTCGAGTTATGGGAACGAGCGGAGCGGAGTCACTGTCGGGCACCGCCAACATCTTCGTTGGTCAAACCGAGGCCCCGCTGATGATTCGCCCGTTCCTCAAAGGAATGACGAAATCCGAACTTCTCACGATTATGGTGGGAGGAATGTGCACCATAGCCGGAGGCGTTTTAGCCGCATACGTTCAAATGCTCGGGTATTCCTACGCCCAAGCTCATGGCCTTGAAGTTGCCGAGGGACAGGCAAAATTTGCAGCACAATTGCTTGCTGCCAGCATCATGGCCGCCCCGGCAGGACTTGCAATTTCCAAGATCCTGTTTCCTGAAACCAGTGATCCGGAAACAAAGGGTACTGTTAGAGTCAAGATCGAGAAGAATGCCTCAAACATGGTTGAGGCTGCCGCTGCCGGAGCATCGGACGGGCTGAAACTCGCTCTGAATGTCGGGGCTATGCTCCTCGCCTTCATAGCGCTCATTGCCCTCATTAACTATCTCCTGATGGGAATTGGCGATATGACCGGTCTCAACCAAACACTTCAGGAACATTACGGGCAGCCGCTTTCTCTCCAACTGCTCTTCGGCTTGATCCTTCGATTCCTTGCCGTTGCCATCGGTGTTCCCTGGCAGGATGCCCTGCAGGTTGGCTCACTTATCGGCACGAAGGTGGTACTGAATGAATTTGTTGGTTATCTCGACCTATCTTCAATGATAGCAGCAGGTAAGATCTATTCGGATAAAGCCATTATGATGGCAACTTTCGCCCTTTGCGGCTTTGCAAACTTCTCTTCCATTGCAATACAGATCGGCGGTATCAGTCCGTTAGCGCCTGAACGCCGCAAAGACCTCGCGTCACTCGGATTCCGAGCCGTATTGGGCGGAACGCTGGCAAACCTCATGACTGCCACGATTGCAGGAATGTTCTTTGCGTCATGA
- a CDS encoding thymidine kinase, with the protein MSIPTIHDSPKGIGWIEVIVGCMFSGKTEELIRRLRRAQIAKQNVLVFKPKIDNRYSSDHIVSHSEAKLKSMVVDGSADVEQLAAEAQVIGIDEGQFFDVGLVDVAERLANRGKRVVIAGLDQDYRGKPFEPMPQLLSVAEYITKTLAICVVCGNPADRTQRTTASSERVLVGATDSYEARCRKCFVPGT; encoded by the coding sequence ATAGTCGGCTGTATGTTCAGCGGCAAAACCGAAGAGTTGATTCGCAGGCTGCGTCGAGCGCAGATCGCAAAACAGAACGTCCTCGTCTTCAAACCGAAAATCGACAACAGGTACAGTTCAGACCACATTGTTTCTCATAGCGAGGCCAAACTCAAATCAATGGTGGTGGATGGTTCAGCTGATGTTGAGCAACTTGCAGCAGAAGCACAAGTTATCGGAATTGACGAAGGCCAGTTCTTTGATGTTGGATTGGTGGATGTAGCCGAGCGCTTGGCGAATAGGGGCAAACGCGTTGTCATTGCCGGCCTCGATCAGGATTATCGCGGGAAGCCCTTCGAGCCGATGCCTCAGTTGCTTTCTGTTGCCGAGTATATTACGAAAACGCTTGCCATCTGTGTCGTTTGCGGGAATCCCGCAGACAGGACGCAGCGAACAACTGCTTCAAGCGAGCGCGTTCTGGTCGGCGCTACCGATTCCTATGAGGCACGGTGCCGCAAGTGCTTCGTACCGGGCACCTGA